In the Methylomonas rhizoryzae genome, one interval contains:
- a CDS encoding PDZ domain-containing protein, with protein sequence MNTNIEFAKIAPFLTHPLVLAGFALFLLFSLFKVLIKAKIIPEVSKEAGAGIVHVILSHGFIITLTIVLLGFLLQGLQNLYAHRENQGTAIQKTLNERANAAFSAVFNELGSDVQTIGTLLTAIEDDTLLQPFEKYEKRRVNETELSFRERVKNHYRDYHSYIKSLIEKFPISDSTWKAHQNDLLTLGENDISKFRSAYEHIALALDYLQRYVESVQHTVSLNYSDTESYANITSQRAEKLASVKIELCTVVSTVVLLARNDEELLPFQLGLGTAGIKDVPIIRGVEGAKLLTQKSLDYHKDKVKVLTEASSKLNAATDKYISATINDPYIKMMRRTIGLSESLTEAEIYGRKNKKLDPEEKDISKLLSLAYTSYAEADGENAIIYFERAAKLKGLPDNMQKYLSASIHRLKNPDEFGESLGFMIMDIDKKGLFSKSGFHLDDILIGIDDKPLIEPTDISMALGRSPDHPFLIRLVREGQKMELAVKPGKSAGATITQLVAFGQVRL encoded by the coding sequence ATGAATACAAATATTGAATTCGCAAAAATAGCTCCATTTTTAACCCATCCACTGGTGTTGGCTGGTTTTGCTCTATTCCTTTTGTTTAGCCTATTTAAAGTTCTCATAAAAGCAAAAATTATCCCTGAAGTGTCCAAAGAAGCAGGGGCTGGTATTGTTCACGTCATCCTCAGTCATGGATTCATTATCACCCTAACAATTGTTCTACTTGGATTCCTGTTGCAAGGATTGCAAAACCTTTATGCTCATAGAGAAAACCAAGGAACTGCTATACAAAAAACACTAAATGAACGTGCCAATGCCGCTTTTTCGGCTGTATTTAATGAACTTGGTTCAGATGTCCAAACAATCGGGACACTGCTAACCGCCATAGAAGACGACACTTTGTTACAGCCTTTTGAGAAATATGAGAAAAGAAGGGTTAATGAAACAGAATTGTCTTTTAGAGAAAGGGTAAAAAATCATTATCGTGATTACCATTCGTACATTAAATCCCTCATAGAAAAATTCCCAATTTCAGATAGCACATGGAAAGCTCATCAGAACGATTTACTAACATTAGGCGAAAATGATATTTCGAAATTCAGAAGTGCGTATGAGCACATCGCTTTAGCATTGGATTATTTACAAAGATATGTTGAAAGCGTACAGCATACTGTGTCGCTAAATTACAGCGACACAGAATCCTATGCAAACATAACCTCTCAACGTGCTGAGAAACTAGCCAGCGTTAAAATTGAATTATGTACAGTAGTTTCTACTGTTGTGCTTTTGGCGCGTAATGACGAAGAATTGTTGCCGTTTCAACTCGGACTTGGAACGGCTGGCATTAAGGACGTACCTATTATCAGGGGAGTTGAGGGAGCTAAGCTACTTACGCAAAAATCCCTCGATTATCATAAAGACAAAGTTAAAGTCTTAACAGAAGCTAGCTCAAAGCTAAATGCGGCTACCGACAAATATATTTCAGCCACAATTAATGACCCCTACATAAAAATGATGCGTAGAACTATAGGGTTAAGCGAGTCATTAACAGAAGCTGAGATTTATGGGCGCAAAAATAAAAAACTTGACCCCGAAGAAAAAGATATATCGAAGTTATTAAGTCTAGCATACACATCATATGCAGAAGCCGATGGTGAGAATGCAATTATTTATTTTGAGCGTGCAGCCAAACTTAAAGGATTGCCCGACAATATGCAAAAGTATTTGAGCGCATCAATTCATCGATTAAAAAATCCTGATGAATTTGGGGAAAGCCTTGGTTTCATGATTATGGATATTGATAAAAAGGGGTTGTTTTCAAAAAGCGGTTTTCATCTTGATGATATATTGATAGGTATTGATGATAAACCATTGATTGAACCTACTGACATATCAATGGCTTTAGGGCGTAGCCCAGATCACCCATTTTTGATAAGACTGGTTAGGGAAGGCCAAAAAATGGAATTGGCTGTAAAACCTGGAAAATCAGCAGGGGCAACTATCACCCAATTGGTTGCCTTTGGTCAAGTAAGATTATAA
- a CDS encoding flavin monoamine oxidase family protein, whose amino-acid sequence MNLRLKPLLVVTLTVRLWYCAPAVASEAEADVLIVGAGLSGLTAAYRLKQAGRSVLLLEATPHVGGRIRTAQYENGRYAELGLEEFWDNNPAIPIFRELGVPLETSYSGFSSFIHQGRLVPFVQDSNSEFVGAFAGAQQVPAFRAWDARMAQLYRQLQTRPLTRELLDLQQISFADWVRGSGLPSALQDMIRIETEPEYGVSWEKISALDGIAEWHLFSGDGVTPYHVVGGNQRAALALADAIGRGSIRLNQLVTHVSADEKGVEAISVDQSDFSQHTFHGGRIILAIPLFRLADLQFSPPLTAERRQAIASQASGAYFTAHVQVDKAASRFWHVNDIDVLPILSDGPLGVIYGGHGGDSNTAMLNLLITGNYAERFNSRGLTADETKQALTDAFESLWPGFAASIKQMVFHRYHPRAIAAWPIGRSRFDALSDSLRQPQGRVCFAGDFTEDSHSNGAAEAALRCVRDSLAIHD is encoded by the coding sequence ATGAATTTGCGGTTGAAACCTCTGCTCGTCGTTACCCTGACGGTTCGCTTGTGGTATTGCGCGCCGGCTGTAGCGAGCGAAGCCGAAGCCGACGTGCTGATCGTCGGCGCCGGTTTGTCCGGTTTGACCGCCGCTTACCGGCTCAAACAAGCCGGCCGCTCGGTATTATTGCTGGAAGCGACGCCCCACGTCGGCGGACGCATCCGTACCGCACAGTATGAAAACGGCCGGTACGCGGAACTCGGCTTGGAAGAATTCTGGGATAACAATCCGGCGATCCCTATTTTCAGAGAACTCGGCGTCCCTTTGGAAACCTCGTACAGCGGCTTTTCCAGCTTTATCCACCAAGGCCGCTTGGTTCCGTTCGTTCAGGATAGCAATTCGGAATTCGTCGGCGCATTCGCCGGGGCGCAACAGGTGCCGGCATTTCGCGCCTGGGACGCACGCATGGCACAGCTTTACCGGCAATTGCAAACTCGCCCGCTAACCCGGGAATTATTGGATCTTCAACAAATTTCGTTTGCCGATTGGGTGCGCGGCAGCGGGTTGCCGAGTGCGCTGCAAGACATGATACGCATCGAAACGGAGCCGGAATACGGAGTGTCTTGGGAAAAAATCAGCGCGTTGGACGGCATCGCCGAATGGCATTTGTTTTCCGGAGACGGAGTAACCCCCTACCATGTCGTCGGCGGCAATCAACGCGCTGCGTTGGCATTGGCAGACGCGATAGGCCGCGGCTCGATTCGCCTGAACCAACTGGTGACCCACGTCAGCGCCGATGAGAAGGGCGTTGAAGCGATCTCGGTCGATCAAAGCGATTTTAGCCAGCACACATTTCACGGCGGTCGGATTATCCTGGCCATCCCGTTATTTCGGCTGGCCGACCTGCAGTTTTCCCCACCGTTGACCGCCGAACGCCGGCAAGCGATCGCCAGCCAAGCAAGCGGCGCTTACTTCACCGCCCACGTGCAGGTCGATAAAGCCGCTTCCCGCTTCTGGCATGTAAACGACATCGACGTTTTGCCGATCTTGAGCGACGGCCCGCTGGGGGTCATTTACGGCGGTCACGGCGGCGACAGCAACACCGCGATGCTGAATCTTTTGATAACCGGCAACTACGCCGAACGCTTCAATTCGCGCGGGCTAACGGCGGACGAAACCAAACAAGCATTGACCGATGCCTTCGAATCCTTGTGGCCGGGCTTCGCGGCTTCCATAAAACAAATGGTTTTCCACCGCTACCATCCGCGCGCCATAGCGGCATGGCCGATAGGCCGCTCGCGCTTCGACGCATTATCGGACAGCCTGCGGCAACCGCAAGGCCGCGTGTGTTTCGCCGGCGACTTTACCGAGGACAGCCATTCAAACGGCGCTGCCGAAGCGGCGTTGCGTTGCGTGCGCGATAGCTTGGCTATCCACGATTAA
- a CDS encoding GNAT family N-acetyltransferase: MTIVNLTSLPEHLPTLAAWHQAEWAELNPGQSLQQRIGKMQAYLHGDAVPATYLYLHDGELAGSAALIACDMDTRPELTPWLASVFVAPPFRNQGIGSQLVRHVMQQAKGAGFERLYLFTPDRAAFYRRLEWRVLQQELYRGHEVSVMQADLLAPK; this comes from the coding sequence ATGACCATAGTAAATCTGACAAGCTTACCGGAACATCTTCCCACCTTAGCGGCCTGGCACCAGGCGGAATGGGCCGAACTGAACCCGGGCCAAAGCTTGCAGCAACGTATAGGAAAAATGCAAGCCTATTTGCACGGCGACGCGGTTCCCGCCACCTACCTCTATTTGCATGATGGCGAATTGGCTGGCTCGGCGGCATTGATTGCCTGCGATATGGATACCCGCCCGGAGTTGACGCCCTGGCTAGCCAGCGTGTTCGTAGCGCCGCCGTTTCGTAATCAGGGCATAGGTTCGCAATTAGTCAGGCACGTCATGCAGCAAGCCAAAGGCGCCGGCTTCGAACGGTTGTATTTGTTTACCCCAGACCGGGCAGCCTTTTACCGGCGCCTGGAGTGGCGGGTTTTGCAGCAAGAGTTGTACCGCGGACACGAGGTGAGCGTCATGCAGGCCGATTTGCTGGCACCGAAGTAA
- a CDS encoding IS3 family transposase (programmed frameshift) codes for MSKKPRRKHSPVFKAKVALAALAGDKTLGQLTQEFEVHQNQIVDWKKQLSERAAEVFGKPAEPESPPVDLQALHAKIGQLTLENDFLGRRAHPGGIAERKAMIDRQSKLPIGRQAKLLGISRGSVYYLPKPVPEREFDIMRRLDALHLKHPFMGARQLRDQLNRQGIPIGRKHVKTLMAKMGIEAVYCKPNTSKKTPGHEIYPYLLRGMTINRANQVWALDTTDIPLAKGFAYLTAVVDWATRKVLAAKVAITLEACHAVDVLEQAFKRYGKPDIVNTDQGSQFTAKAFVDAVKGQGCLLSMDGRGAWRDNVFVELLWRSVKYERVYLHAYDSVGQARASILDYFEWYNHERPHSSLKRKTPHQAYNDGVPTLKLAA; via the exons ATGTCTAAAAAACCGCGAAGAAAACATTCACCGGTCTTCAAAGCCAAAGTCGCCCTGGCGGCCTTGGCGGGCGATAAAACCTTGGGGCAGTTGACCCAGGAATTCGAGGTTCATCAAAATCAGATTGTCGATTGGAAGAAGCAGCTGAGCGAGCGGGCCGCCGAGGTGTTTGGGAAGCCCGCGGAGCCGGAATCGCCACCCGTCGATCTGCAAGCCCTACACGCGAAAATCGGTCAACTGACATTGGAGAACGATTTTTTAG GAAGGCGCGCTCACCCAGGCGGGATTGCTGAGCGCAAAGCGATGATCGACCGTCAATCCAAATTGCCGATTGGTCGGCAGGCCAAGCTATTAGGCATCAGTCGCGGCAGTGTGTACTACCTGCCCAAGCCGGTTCCGGAGCGCGAATTTGACATCATGCGCCGACTCGACGCACTGCACCTGAAACACCCATTCATGGGCGCTCGCCAGTTACGGGATCAGCTGAATCGGCAAGGCATCCCGATTGGCCGCAAGCATGTGAAAACCTTGATGGCGAAAATGGGCATCGAAGCCGTGTACTGCAAACCCAATACCAGCAAGAAGACGCCGGGGCATGAAATCTATCCCTACTTGCTGCGGGGCATGACCATCAACCGTGCCAATCAGGTCTGGGCGCTAGATACCACCGACATCCCGCTGGCCAAAGGATTCGCGTATTTAACGGCGGTCGTCGACTGGGCCACTCGCAAAGTCCTGGCCGCCAAGGTGGCGATTACGCTGGAAGCCTGTCATGCGGTGGACGTGCTGGAACAGGCTTTCAAGCGCTACGGCAAGCCGGATATCGTCAACACTGACCAAGGCAGCCAGTTTACCGCCAAGGCGTTTGTCGATGCCGTGAAAGGTCAGGGCTGTCTGCTCAGTATGGACGGTCGGGGTGCTTGGCGGGATAATGTCTTTGTTGAGCTCCTATGGCGATCGGTCAAATACGAGCGGGTTTACCTGCATGCCTACGATTCCGTCGGCCAAGCCCGCGCTTCAATCCTGGATTATTTCGAGTGGTACAACCACGAACGACCGCATTCCAGTTTGAAACGAAAAACGCCTCATCAGGCGTATAACGATGGGGTGCCAACCCTCAAGTTGGCCGCCTAA
- a CDS encoding glycosyltransferase has product MLEVKQLILDLRIDLRETMQFGLPENRDAFMGWLITSGLSEYKALRENPTLIGAWLNETEANPYSLTPLQYLLWQWRGDLQAQFPLPRQRKAYLDWFYSFGVSEYGYWDVLAGNEQRLIDRLPEPGRSQVLYAIARQQIPPVESASFSDREFGVNVIGYAFGQLGIGEDARMAARALLAADVPMAMLNFAPGADIAQNDTSMAEYVTGQGEFAFNLFCMTAEEQGRYFLENGSQQLDGRYNIGYWPWELGRWPAAWEQMLALVDEVWVSSRHTYQALEPVCNKPLHWMPMAVDIGSVTAFTDRAAARRHFNLPETAILFCFSFDLNSYVARKNPQACVDAFLSAFDSGDFGADTVGLVIKAHQPKQQNPAWERLKKLAKHDDRIHIVETTLPRPDLLALYQACDCFLSLHRAEGFGRGLAEALQLGLHVICTGYSGNVDFCKPPAADLVNFSLVEVGCDQYPHAHGQVWAEPDIAHAAEMMRRFAVAESGGARMQWPEFSLAKVGTNYKNRLQQIFLERAVSASQNGQN; this is encoded by the coding sequence ATGCTTGAGGTAAAACAATTGATTTTGGATTTGCGCATCGATTTACGCGAAACCATGCAGTTCGGTTTGCCGGAAAATCGCGACGCCTTCATGGGCTGGCTGATTACTTCCGGGCTTTCCGAGTACAAAGCCCTGCGGGAAAATCCCACGCTGATCGGTGCTTGGCTTAACGAAACCGAAGCGAATCCTTATTCGTTGACGCCACTGCAATATCTGTTGTGGCAATGGCGCGGCGATTTGCAGGCCCAATTCCCGCTGCCGCGGCAACGCAAAGCCTACCTGGATTGGTTTTATAGCTTCGGGGTCAGCGAATACGGCTATTGGGACGTGTTGGCCGGCAACGAACAACGCTTGATCGACCGGTTGCCGGAACCGGGTCGCAGCCAGGTGCTGTATGCGATAGCGCGGCAACAAATTCCACCGGTCGAATCGGCATCCTTTTCCGACCGGGAATTCGGCGTTAACGTCATCGGTTATGCATTCGGCCAATTAGGCATAGGCGAAGACGCCCGGATGGCGGCGCGTGCGTTATTGGCGGCAGACGTACCGATGGCTATGCTGAATTTTGCCCCGGGCGCGGACATCGCCCAAAACGATACCAGTATGGCCGAGTACGTGACCGGGCAGGGCGAATTTGCCTTCAACCTGTTTTGCATGACCGCGGAAGAGCAGGGCCGTTATTTTCTGGAAAACGGCAGCCAACAACTCGACGGCCGCTACAACATCGGCTATTGGCCTTGGGAATTGGGGCGCTGGCCCGCCGCCTGGGAACAAATGCTAGCCTTGGTAGACGAGGTTTGGGTCTCCAGCCGGCACACCTATCAGGCCTTAGAGCCGGTTTGCAACAAGCCCTTACATTGGATGCCGATGGCGGTGGACATTGGCAGCGTAACAGCCTTTACCGACCGGGCCGCAGCGAGAAGGCATTTCAATTTGCCGGAAACCGCAATCCTGTTCTGCTTTTCATTCGATTTGAATTCGTATGTGGCGCGTAAAAATCCGCAGGCGTGCGTCGACGCCTTTCTAAGCGCTTTCGACAGCGGCGATTTCGGTGCCGACACGGTCGGCTTGGTGATTAAAGCCCATCAACCCAAACAACAAAATCCGGCTTGGGAGCGTTTGAAAAAACTTGCAAAACATGACGATAGGATACACATCGTCGAAACCACCTTGCCCCGGCCGGATTTGCTGGCTTTATACCAGGCCTGCGATTGCTTTTTGTCTCTGCACCGTGCGGAAGGGTTCGGCCGCGGCTTGGCGGAGGCCTTGCAACTGGGCTTGCACGTCATTTGTACCGGCTACTCCGGAAACGTGGATTTCTGCAAGCCCCCGGCGGCCGATTTGGTCAACTTTTCGCTGGTTGAGGTCGGCTGCGACCAATACCCACACGCCCACGGTCAGGTTTGGGCGGAACCGGATATCGCCCACGCGGCTGAGATGATGCGTCGGTTTGCCGTAGCCGAATCCGGCGGTGCCCGAATGCAATGGCCGGAATTTTCGCTTGCAAAAGTCGGCACAAATTATAAAAACCGGTTGCAGCAAATTTTTTTGGAGCGGGCCGTATCGGCCAGTCAAAACGGCCAAAACTGA
- the eutC gene encoding ethanolamine ammonia-lyase subunit EutC has translation MNDPWQVLRRYTQARIGQGRAGCALPTAAQLEFQLAHAAARDAVLQAWSPQALAESVAAMDMPSLILATQAGDRQVYLRRPDLGRQLAAESHQHLAAAKDKLLQPVDVTLIVSNGLSTSAVEAHAPGLLQAVLQAYRQAGLQIAPLCLLADARVAVADEIGALLGARLAVIVVGERPGLSAADSLGIYLTYAPQPGKTDAERNCISNIRPPHGLSYAAAAATLRYLSEAALLKGISGVALKDDMPPALVAGDTKLIAAKP, from the coding sequence GTGAACGATCCTTGGCAGGTATTGCGCCGATATACGCAAGCCCGCATCGGTCAAGGCCGGGCCGGTTGTGCGCTGCCGACCGCCGCACAACTGGAGTTTCAACTGGCGCACGCGGCTGCTCGAGATGCTGTGTTGCAAGCGTGGTCGCCCCAAGCCTTGGCCGAATCGGTCGCGGCCATGGACATGCCTAGCCTGATTTTGGCTACCCAGGCCGGCGACCGGCAGGTTTATCTGCGGCGGCCGGACCTGGGCCGGCAATTGGCAGCCGAGAGTCATCAGCACTTAGCGGCTGCAAAGGACAAGCTGTTACAACCGGTTGACGTGACATTGATCGTCAGCAACGGCTTGTCGACCAGCGCGGTCGAGGCGCACGCGCCGGGTTTGTTGCAGGCCGTATTACAGGCTTACCGGCAAGCCGGTTTGCAAATTGCCCCATTGTGTTTGCTGGCGGACGCGCGGGTGGCAGTTGCCGACGAAATCGGTGCGCTGCTCGGCGCCCGGCTGGCGGTCATCGTGGTCGGAGAGCGGCCGGGGCTGAGCGCCGCCGACAGCTTGGGCATTTATCTGACTTACGCGCCGCAGCCCGGTAAAACCGACGCCGAGCGCAACTGCATTTCCAACATCCGCCCGCCGCACGGATTGAGTTACGCCGCGGCGGCGGCCACCTTGCGTTATTTGTCCGAAGCGGCGCTGCTTAAGGGTATTTCCGGCGTCGCGCTGAAAGACGATATGCCGCCGGCGCTAGTAGCGGGCGATACGAAGTTGATAGCGGCCAAGCCTTAG
- a CDS encoding glycosyltransferase family 2 protein, translated as MLTNPLVSIVMPSLNQAEFIPQAVASVLEQSWRNLELIVADGGSTDGSLQWLRERQAKDGRLRVYSGPDTGPAHALNQALQRARGTVIGWLNSDDVYLPGAVDRAVQAFGRHPDWLMVYGHGQHIDAGGKVIELYPSKPADTPAAEFEFGCFICQPSVFFQRSLYVLLGRLDEGLKTAFDFDYWLRAFTRVPERIGFIDALQARSRLHAECITLRLRSRATAEGMLCIKRHLGVVAPHWAAAYLNGLADQGLEGEALAHRHAQLLEQLAAVATAEELKALQPIVAASVAPMMQAPQVVPPTREFDEAGYLQRYPDVAFAVRNGHISCGQAHFEQHGRQEGREARWLNA; from the coding sequence ATGCTAACAAATCCACTGGTGTCCATCGTCATGCCCAGCCTGAATCAGGCGGAATTCATCCCGCAGGCGGTGGCCAGCGTGCTTGAGCAAAGCTGGCGGAATTTGGAGTTGATAGTCGCCGACGGCGGTTCTACCGACGGCAGTTTGCAATGGTTACGCGAGCGGCAAGCTAAAGACGGCCGATTGCGCGTGTATTCCGGTCCGGATACCGGCCCGGCCCATGCCTTGAATCAGGCGCTGCAGCGGGCCAGGGGGACCGTCATCGGTTGGTTGAATTCCGACGACGTGTATTTGCCCGGCGCGGTCGATAGAGCCGTGCAGGCGTTCGGCCGCCACCCGGACTGGTTAATGGTGTACGGCCACGGCCAGCACATCGATGCCGGCGGCAAGGTGATCGAGCTTTACCCCAGCAAGCCCGCCGATACCCCGGCGGCCGAGTTCGAATTCGGCTGCTTTATTTGTCAGCCCAGCGTGTTTTTCCAAAGAAGCTTGTATGTGTTGCTGGGCCGCTTGGACGAAGGCTTGAAAACCGCATTCGATTTCGACTACTGGCTTAGAGCGTTTACCCGCGTGCCGGAACGCATCGGCTTTATCGATGCGCTGCAAGCCCGCTCGCGCCTGCATGCGGAGTGCATTACGCTTCGACTGCGCAGCCGGGCAACGGCGGAAGGCATGCTGTGTATCAAGCGTCATCTGGGCGTAGTAGCGCCGCACTGGGCGGCCGCCTATTTGAACGGTTTGGCCGATCAGGGCCTGGAGGGCGAAGCCTTGGCGCACCGGCATGCACAGCTGCTGGAGCAGTTAGCCGCCGTCGCTACGGCGGAAGAATTAAAGGCTTTGCAGCCCATTGTCGCCGCCTCAGTTGCGCCTATGATGCAAGCGCCGCAAGTCGTACCGCCAACGCGCGAATTCGACGAAGCCGGATACTTGCAACGTTATCCCGACGTGGCGTTTGCGGTACGAAACGGTCATATAAGCTGCGGCCAAGCGCATTTCGAACAACACGGCCGCCAAGAAGGGCGGGAAGCACGGTGGTTGAATGCTTGA
- a CDS encoding ethanolamine ammonia-lyase subunit EutB has product MAFSTQLNGKNYHFANLRTLLAKASPRRAADELAGLAAESEVERALAQRLLAEVPLCRFIEEPLIEPERDEVSRLIFEQQDSAAFKPLALMTVGELREHLLTESTDLTVLTAALTPEMLAAVSKLMRNQDLIAVAKRRPVVSRFRSTVGLPGRLSTRLQPNHPVDDSKGIAAAILDGLMYGSGDAVIGINPATDNLHNVRGLLQLLDELIQSQHIPTQACVLSHVTTSMALMQRGAPVDLVFQSIAGTEAANAGFGIDLALLREAKALAESLNRGPDGAQLMYFETGQGSALSANAHHGVDAQTCEARAYAVAREFQPFLVNSVVGFIGPEYLYDGKQIIRAGLEDHFCGKLMGLPMGCDICYTNHAEADQNDMDNLLTLLGVAGCNFIMGVPGADDVMLAYQSTSFHDALYLRQVLGLRPAPEFEAWLEQMGIFDGENRLADRRLQTPLLQGFSDLVEHAS; this is encoded by the coding sequence ATGGCTTTTTCGACTCAGTTAAACGGAAAAAACTACCATTTCGCAAATTTGCGGACATTGCTGGCAAAAGCTTCGCCGCGCCGAGCCGCCGACGAATTGGCCGGCTTGGCGGCCGAATCCGAAGTGGAGCGCGCTTTAGCGCAACGCTTGCTGGCTGAGGTGCCGCTTTGCCGTTTCATCGAAGAGCCTTTGATTGAGCCGGAACGGGACGAGGTAAGCCGCCTGATTTTCGAACAACAGGATTCCGCGGCGTTTAAGCCGCTGGCGCTGATGACGGTCGGCGAATTACGCGAGCATTTGTTGACCGAATCCACCGATTTAACCGTTTTGACCGCCGCGCTAACGCCGGAGATGTTGGCGGCGGTCAGCAAACTCATGCGCAATCAGGATCTGATCGCAGTCGCCAAACGCAGGCCCGTAGTCAGCCGCTTTCGCAGCACGGTGGGCTTGCCGGGCAGGCTTTCCACCCGCCTGCAGCCCAACCATCCGGTCGACGACAGCAAAGGCATCGCCGCGGCGATACTGGACGGCTTGATGTACGGCAGCGGCGATGCGGTGATCGGCATCAATCCGGCTACCGACAATCTGCACAACGTGCGCGGTTTGCTGCAGCTGCTCGACGAATTGATCCAGAGCCAACACATTCCCACCCAAGCCTGCGTGCTCAGCCACGTCACCACCAGCATGGCCTTGATGCAACGCGGTGCACCAGTCGATTTGGTGTTTCAATCCATCGCCGGTACCGAGGCCGCCAACGCCGGTTTCGGCATCGATTTAGCCTTGCTGCGCGAAGCTAAAGCGCTGGCCGAAAGTCTAAATCGAGGTCCGGACGGCGCGCAGTTGATGTATTTCGAAACCGGGCAAGGCAGCGCCTTGTCCGCCAACGCCCATCACGGCGTAGATGCGCAAACCTGCGAGGCCAGAGCGTACGCGGTGGCGCGCGAATTTCAGCCCTTCCTGGTCAATAGCGTGGTCGGTTTTATCGGCCCGGAATATTTGTACGACGGCAAGCAAATCATCCGGGCCGGCCTGGAAGACCATTTTTGCGGCAAGTTGATGGGCTTACCGATGGGTTGCGACATTTGCTACACCAATCATGCCGAGGCCGACCAAAACGACATGGACAATTTGTTGACCCTGCTCGGCGTTGCCGGCTGCAACTTCATCATGGGCGTGCCGGGCGCGGACGACGTGATGCTGGCTTATCAAAGCACCTCGTTTCACGACGCCCTGTACTTGCGCCAGGTGCTGGGTTTGCGGCCGGCGCCGGAGTTCGAGGCTTGGCTGGAACAAATGGGAATTTTCGACGGCGAAAACCGTTTAGCGGACAGGCGCTTGCAGACACCGTTGTTGCAAGGCTTTTCGGACTTGGTGGAGCACGCTTCGTGA
- a CDS encoding sulfite exporter TauE/SafE family protein yields the protein MKSKNLILSTSAGAAVGTLGGLIGLGGAEFRLPLLIGVFGYSALPAVILNKAMSLAVVASALPFRASSVPFQQLLEHANIIFTLLAGSLAGAWFGADWATKLKSHVLYRVLAVLLVVIAFVLVFGHGTSASSAVSLTGMPLVIAGANAGFGIGVVASLMGVAGGELLIPTIVLLFGADIKLAGSLSLAVSLPTMIVGFSRYSRDQSFSVIRTERRFVVFMVAGSFLGAFIGSQLLGVIPTHILLPLLAGILLLSAVKVWNHA from the coding sequence ATGAAATCCAAAAACCTCATTTTGAGTACAAGTGCTGGTGCCGCCGTTGGCACACTTGGAGGACTTATTGGCCTCGGAGGTGCCGAATTCCGTCTTCCTCTTCTCATTGGGGTCTTTGGTTATTCCGCTTTGCCGGCAGTCATCCTCAACAAGGCCATGAGCCTCGCCGTCGTTGCGTCCGCTTTGCCCTTCCGCGCATCGTCAGTTCCGTTCCAACAGTTGCTTGAACACGCCAATATCATCTTTACTCTTCTGGCTGGCAGTCTTGCCGGGGCGTGGTTCGGTGCCGATTGGGCAACAAAACTGAAGTCGCACGTTCTCTATCGTGTGCTGGCCGTACTCTTGGTGGTAATTGCGTTTGTCTTGGTCTTTGGTCACGGCACGTCTGCTTCTTCGGCAGTGTCGCTTACCGGGATGCCGCTAGTCATTGCTGGCGCTAACGCCGGTTTTGGCATTGGCGTTGTTGCCTCACTCATGGGGGTCGCTGGCGGCGAGTTGCTTATTCCAACCATCGTGTTGCTCTTTGGTGCCGACATTAAGCTCGCTGGTAGTCTTTCGCTTGCCGTAAGCCTGCCTACGATGATTGTTGGTTTTTCACGTTACAGCCGAGACCAAAGTTTTTCCGTCATTCGCACTGAGCGCCGTTTCGTCGTGTTCATGGTGGCGGGGTCGTTCTTGGGCGCATTCATTGGCAGTCAGTTGCTGGGCGTTATTCCAACCCATATCTTGCTTCCGCTGCTGGCTGGTATTTTGTTGCTCTCAGCGGTAAAGGTTTGGAACCACGCATGA
- a CDS encoding AAA family ATPase — MPKGTLIFFCGKMGAGKSTKSKEIALERNAVLLSEDEWLTSIYPNMIASLEDYVKYSSQIKPPIKRLVQSILNTATDVVMDFPANTVSQREWFREIFSEVEACHQLIYIDVSNEICLEQIEKRRIEQPERAATDTAEMFAQVTKYFVEPAAEEGFNTMRIGNNA; from the coding sequence ATGCCAAAAGGTACTCTGATATTTTTCTGCGGGAAGATGGGGGCTGGAAAATCAACTAAGTCCAAGGAAATCGCTTTGGAAAGGAATGCTGTATTGCTATCCGAAGATGAATGGCTGACGTCTATATACCCCAATATGATTGCTTCACTAGAGGACTATGTTAAATATTCTAGCCAGATCAAGCCTCCTATTAAAAGGCTAGTGCAATCAATATTAAATACTGCCACAGATGTTGTTATGGATTTCCCGGCAAATACTGTTTCACAAAGAGAATGGTTCAGGGAAATTTTCTCAGAGGTGGAAGCTTGTCATCAGTTGATATATATCGATGTTTCTAATGAAATATGCCTCGAACAGATCGAGAAAAGACGTATAGAGCAACCTGAGAGGGCAGCCACTGATACAGCGGAGATGTTCGCTCAGGTGACGAAGTATTTTGTTGAGCCAGCAGCTGAAGAAGGCTTTAACACAATGAGAATTGGTAACAATGCATAA